From the Hugenholtzia roseola DSM 9546 genome, one window contains:
- a CDS encoding DUF5686 and carboxypeptidase-like regulatory domain-containing protein, which translates to MFFSSQKMMLLYTIRSAARKWGYGVLGAKTTQFFLPSVFTALFLSAFFFLGFPTNLSAQKTLVMGKVTDAETGDGVPFASVYFDKTTIGTTTDFDGYFKIETDTPTDSLVASYIGYEMRKKPIEKGKTQTVDFQLGSTSEVLKEVVITLGKKENPAWRILRAVVANKKYNDKTRLLAYEFDTYSKIEVDVDNITDKFREKKLVKKITAVLDSIERIAGEDGKPILPIFISETVSKTYFRKNPEKRREDIIKTKLTGVGMEDGSTLSQLVGSSFQDYNFYENWITITDKDFVSPIAESWRIFYDYELKQENVLVDGFKCYLIEFRPKRPEDLAFQGQMWITDSTFALKRIDVTVGKTANLNFIEKIKIQQELVPVEKSELSKDEQQALLLADSLEKKEQLAAGTDSLQTEEIEDAIAEMEGYQKGARQAWLPSKTRILVDVGEINDNWAGMLIKSYVSAKNMVVNQPKPLKFYKQTIKVAEDALISTPDYWQQNRHDSLSQTEQNVYLMIDTLRNLPVVKSYIEIVSFIYNGYKDIGKIDVGSILSLVNYNNVEGTRFMLNLRTNDKFSGKFMIGGFAAYGLMDERWKYGGRFQYIAKKVPTWTVMGLSYKKDIEQVAIFNDNLSPADNPLFFAFARWGNIEKNRPFLHEEIKAFAQTDLLKGLTQKITFRQQNIQPLYAFEYYDLNNRDLRYNEFTTSELMFETRIAFQERFIIDGNDRISFGTGDYPVFKLRYHLGLPNFLNSSFGFHKFAAQVEQSFRLGAIGRTDYTLQAGYIPSTIPYPLLESHLGNETPFYNLLAFNLMNYFEFVSDKFVSLRLQHRFEGLFLNSVPLMRKLKWRNFVEGNFLYGSVSQANLDLIPLTDAQGNALPRFSSLGNKPYVELSYGIENIFRLVRIQAVHRLTYLDNPNASRFGVRASLVFRL; encoded by the coding sequence ATGTTTTTTTCTTCTCAAAAAATGATGCTTCTATACACAATTCGGAGTGCGGCAAGAAAGTGGGGCTACGGCGTTTTGGGTGCAAAAACCACACAGTTTTTCCTACCGTCTGTTTTTACTGCTCTTTTTCTAAGTGCCTTTTTTTTCTTGGGCTTTCCTACCAACCTTTCGGCACAAAAGACCCTTGTGATGGGCAAAGTTACTGATGCCGAAACAGGTGACGGCGTGCCTTTTGCCAGCGTTTATTTTGATAAGACTACGATTGGCACTACTACCGATTTCGATGGCTATTTTAAAATAGAAACCGACACGCCTACTGATAGTTTGGTAGCCTCTTATATTGGCTATGAAATGCGCAAGAAACCCATAGAAAAAGGAAAAACCCAAACGGTAGATTTCCAACTTGGCAGCACCAGCGAGGTCTTGAAAGAAGTCGTTATTACGTTGGGCAAAAAAGAAAACCCTGCTTGGCGGATTCTTAGGGCGGTGGTAGCGAACAAAAAATACAACGACAAGACGCGCCTCTTGGCTTACGAATTTGATACGTATAGCAAAATTGAAGTCGATGTAGATAACATTACCGATAAATTTAGAGAAAAAAAATTAGTAAAAAAAATAACGGCAGTCTTAGATAGCATCGAGCGCATTGCAGGCGAAGATGGCAAGCCTATCTTGCCGATTTTTATTTCTGAAACCGTTTCGAAGACTTATTTCCGCAAAAATCCCGAAAAAAGGCGCGAAGACATCATCAAGACCAAACTCACAGGGGTAGGCATGGAAGATGGTAGCACGCTTTCACAATTAGTGGGTAGTTCGTTTCAAGACTACAATTTTTATGAAAATTGGATAACCATTACAGACAAAGACTTCGTTTCGCCTATTGCCGAAAGTTGGCGTATCTTTTACGATTACGAGCTAAAACAAGAAAATGTGTTAGTAGATGGTTTTAAGTGTTATCTAATAGAATTTAGACCCAAACGCCCCGAAGACTTAGCCTTTCAGGGTCAGATGTGGATAACCGATTCCACTTTTGCCCTCAAACGCATAGATGTAACAGTAGGAAAAACGGCAAATTTGAACTTTATAGAAAAAATCAAGATTCAGCAGGAATTAGTGCCTGTGGAAAAAAGCGAACTTTCCAAAGACGAGCAGCAGGCACTTCTTTTGGCGGATAGCTTGGAAAAAAAGGAACAACTGGCAGCAGGCACAGACTCTTTACAAACCGAAGAAATAGAAGACGCTATCGCCGAGATGGAAGGCTACCAAAAGGGCGCACGCCAAGCCTGGCTACCTTCCAAGACGCGCATTTTGGTAGATGTTGGTGAAATAAATGATAATTGGGCAGGCATGCTTATCAAATCTTACGTGTCGGCAAAAAATATGGTCGTCAATCAGCCCAAACCGCTCAAATTTTACAAGCAGACCATCAAAGTAGCCGAAGACGCGCTTATTTCTACCCCCGACTACTGGCAGCAAAATCGCCACGATTCGCTTTCCCAAACCGAGCAAAATGTTTATCTGATGATAGACACCCTGCGCAATCTGCCTGTGGTGAAAAGCTACATCGAAATCGTGAGTTTTATCTACAATGGCTATAAAGACATCGGCAAAATAGATGTAGGCTCGATACTCTCTTTGGTCAATTACAACAATGTAGAAGGCACGCGCTTTATGCTCAACCTGCGCACCAATGACAAGTTTAGTGGCAAATTTATGATAGGCGGTTTTGCCGCTTATGGTCTGATGGACGAGCGTTGGAAATACGGTGGTAGGTTTCAGTACATTGCCAAAAAAGTACCTACTTGGACAGTCATGGGGCTTTCCTACAAAAAAGACATCGAGCAGGTTGCCATCTTCAACGACAACCTTTCCCCTGCCGACAACCCCCTCTTTTTTGCCTTTGCAAGATGGGGCAACATAGAAAAAAACCGCCCCTTTTTGCACGAGGAAATCAAAGCCTTTGCCCAAACGGATTTGCTCAAAGGGCTGACCCAAAAAATTACCTTCCGTCAGCAAAATATTCAGCCGCTCTACGCCTTCGAATACTACGATTTGAACAATCGCGACCTGCGCTACAACGAATTTACCACCTCCGAATTGATGTTTGAAACGCGCATAGCCTTTCAGGAGCGTTTTATCATTGATGGCAACGATAGAATTAGCTTTGGCACAGGCGACTATCCTGTTTTTAAGTTGCGCTACCATTTGGGTTTGCCCAATTTTTTAAATAGTAGTTTTGGTTTTCATAAATTTGCCGCCCAAGTAGAGCAGTCTTTTCGTTTGGGTGCAATCGGCAGGACAGACTACACCTTGCAGGCAGGCTACATTCCTTCCACAATTCCCTACCCCCTTTTGGAGAGCCACTTGGGGAATGAAACCCCTTTTTACAACCTACTCGCCTTTAATTTGATGAATTATTTTGAGTTTGTAAGCGATAAATTTGTTTCTTTGCGTCTGCAACACCGCTTCGAGGGCTTGTTTCTCAATAGCGTCCCACTGATGCGCAAACTCAAATGGCGCAACTTTGTAGAAGGCAATTTCTTGTATGGCAGTGTAAGTCAGGCAAATTTAGACCTCATTCCCCTCACAGACGCGCAAGGAAACGCGCTTCCGCGTTTTAGTTCTTTGGGCAATAAACCCTATGTAGAACTTAGTTATGGGATAGAAAATATCTTCCGCTTGGTGCGCATACAAGCGGTACATCGTCTAACCTATTTAGACAACCCTAACGCGAGCCGTTTCGGAGTGAGAGCCTCTTTGGTGTTTAGATTGTAA